Proteins encoded by one window of Streptomyces sp. NBC_01571:
- a CDS encoding lysine N(6)-hydroxylase/L-ornithine N(5)-oxygenase family protein translates to MSPTPLLPRHEPEAPRDLVGIGIGPFNLSLAALAQPLHELDTVFYEQRPGFDWHPGLLIDGATLQVPFLADLVTLADPTSPWSFLNHLKDRDRLFPFYFAERFHIQRAEYDAYCRWVADRLPGLHFGHQVDAVRWNPERTLFEVDFTQLDPDGDAEALGRTHTRNIVLGVGTAPHIPDALQPLVEAPGVPVIHAADYLAHRDRFLTAEHITVIGAGQSGAEVFLDLLRNRPPGREKIHWLARTEAFAPMEYSKLGLEHFTPDYTRYFHALTEPVRDRLVAAQWQLHKGIDADTIAAIHDELYRRTLHGDWPDAVLTPAVTVRTAGRVATTKVELHLEHGQQGTRTRLTTDAVVLATGYRERPLDRILAGLDPYLRRDSSERPRIDDQFRLHLDPSVTGRVYVQNAELHTHGVGAPDLGLAAWRSATILNSLTGKDPYPLPRRTAFTTFGLEPHPQVPATRHIPTLTPLVDGR, encoded by the coding sequence ATGAGCCCGACGCCCCTCCTCCCACGCCACGAACCCGAAGCACCCCGCGACCTCGTGGGCATCGGCATCGGCCCGTTCAACCTCTCCCTCGCCGCCCTCGCCCAGCCCCTGCACGAACTCGACACCGTCTTCTACGAACAACGCCCCGGTTTCGACTGGCACCCCGGCCTCCTCATCGACGGCGCCACCCTCCAGGTCCCCTTCCTCGCCGACCTGGTCACCCTCGCCGACCCCACCAGCCCCTGGTCCTTCCTCAACCACCTCAAGGACCGCGACCGCCTCTTCCCCTTCTACTTCGCCGAGCGCTTCCACATCCAACGCGCCGAATACGACGCCTACTGCCGCTGGGTCGCCGACCGCCTCCCCGGACTCCACTTCGGACACCAGGTCGACGCCGTCCGCTGGAACCCCGAACGCACCCTCTTCGAAGTCGACTTCACCCAACTCGACCCCGACGGAGACGCCGAAGCCCTCGGCCGCACCCACACCCGCAACATCGTCCTCGGCGTCGGCACCGCCCCCCACATCCCCGACGCCCTCCAACCCCTCGTGGAAGCCCCCGGCGTGCCCGTCATCCACGCCGCGGACTACCTCGCCCACCGCGACCGCTTCCTCACCGCCGAACACATCACCGTCATCGGCGCCGGACAGTCGGGCGCCGAGGTCTTCCTCGACCTCCTCAGAAACCGCCCCCCAGGACGCGAGAAGATCCACTGGCTCGCCCGCACCGAGGCCTTCGCCCCCATGGAGTACTCCAAACTCGGCCTCGAACACTTCACCCCCGACTACACCCGCTACTTCCACGCCCTCACCGAACCCGTACGCGACCGCCTCGTCGCCGCCCAATGGCAACTCCACAAAGGAATCGACGCCGACACCATCGCCGCCATCCACGACGAGCTCTACCGCCGCACCCTGCACGGCGACTGGCCCGACGCCGTCCTCACCCCCGCCGTCACCGTCCGCACCGCGGGACGCGTCGCCACCACCAAGGTCGAACTCCACCTCGAACACGGCCAACAGGGCACCCGCACCCGCCTCACCACCGACGCCGTCGTCCTCGCCACCGGCTACCGCGAACGCCCCCTCGACCGCATCCTCGCCGGACTCGACCCCTACCTACGCCGCGACAGCTCCGAACGCCCCCGCATCGACGACCAGTTCCGCCTCCACCTCGACCCCTCCGTCACCGGCCGCGTCTACGTCCAGAACGCCGAACTCCACACCCACGGCGTCGGCGCCCCCGACCTCGGCCTCGCCGCCTGGCGCAGCGCCACCATCCTCAACTCCCTCACCGGCAAGGACCCCTACCCGCTCCCACGCCGGACGGCCTTCACCACCTTCGGACTCGAACCCCACCCACAGGTCCCGGCCACCCGGCACATCCCGACCCTCACCCCCCTCGTCGACGGACGATAA
- the pepN gene encoding aminopeptidase N: MSVLTRDEAQTRAKLLDVHHYGIELDLTRGDETFDSRTVIRFTARADADTFVELKPAELRSVTLDGQPLDPETLDGNRLPLKGLTEGEHELRLDTVMHYSRTGEGMHRFTDPTDGETYLYTQLFMEDVQRVFAAFDQPDLKAVFDLSVTAPDGWTVLANGITEHLGEGHWKAAPTPPISTYLVAVAAGPWHSVRTEHRGLPFGIHCRRSLAPYLDTDADEILDVTRACFDRYHEKFDEPYPFDSYDQAFVPEFNAGAMENPGLVTFRDEFVYRSAVTDTERQTRAMVIAHEMAHMWFGDLVTLRWWDDIWLNESFAEYMGYQTLTEATRFTDTWTDFGVTRKPWGYDADQRPSTHPVAPDPDAVPDTASAMLNFDGISYAKGASALRQLVTWLGEKDFLAGINTHFARHKFANATLADFIDSLAAATERDVHAWAASWLRTTGVDLLRPALTETQGTWHLTVEHHGSRPHRIAVGAYDTVPGEDRRLVPRDRFETDVPQDAPVELGTGRRPALILLNDGDLTYAKIRFDTDSFQTVSAALSGLPEPLTRAVVWNALRDAVRDGELPAMAYVDAARTHLPHETDLALVQGVLTFAATHVADRLLPAEDRPTALATLTDLCRDLLRRTEDGDNPGLRLTAVRHYIDVAAHPDTISAWFSEGTVPGGPELDPELRWRVLGRLAVLGAIDDAVIEAELVQDPSATGQEGAARCRAALPDPEAKRRAWEEMFASDHLSNYLFTATAQGFWQPEQTDLVREYVERYWSDAVALAARRGPAIAEAAGRYAFPAHAVTPETLGLGEACLRDADPIPALRRKLVDQLDDLSRALKVRESSRN, from the coding sequence ATGTCCGTACTGACGCGCGACGAAGCGCAGACCCGTGCCAAGCTCCTCGACGTCCACCACTACGGGATCGAACTCGACCTGACCCGCGGGGACGAGACCTTCGACTCCCGGACCGTCATCCGGTTCACCGCCCGCGCCGACGCGGACACCTTCGTCGAGCTGAAGCCCGCCGAGCTGCGCTCCGTCACCCTCGACGGGCAGCCCCTCGACCCCGAAACCCTCGACGGGAACAGGCTGCCCCTCAAAGGCCTGACCGAGGGCGAACACGAACTGCGCCTCGACACCGTCATGCACTACTCCCGCACCGGCGAAGGCATGCACCGCTTCACCGACCCCACCGACGGCGAGACCTACCTCTACACCCAGCTCTTCATGGAAGACGTCCAGCGCGTCTTCGCCGCCTTCGACCAACCCGACCTCAAGGCCGTCTTCGACCTCTCCGTCACCGCACCCGACGGCTGGACCGTCCTCGCCAACGGCATCACCGAACACCTGGGAGAGGGCCACTGGAAGGCCGCCCCCACCCCACCGATCTCCACCTACCTCGTCGCCGTCGCCGCGGGCCCCTGGCACTCCGTCCGCACCGAGCACCGCGGCCTCCCCTTCGGCATCCACTGCCGCCGCTCCCTCGCCCCCTACCTCGACACCGACGCCGACGAGATCCTCGACGTCACCCGCGCCTGCTTCGACCGCTACCACGAGAAGTTCGACGAGCCCTACCCCTTCGACTCCTACGACCAGGCGTTCGTCCCCGAATTCAACGCCGGCGCCATGGAGAACCCCGGCCTCGTCACCTTCCGCGACGAGTTCGTCTACCGCTCCGCCGTCACCGACACCGAACGCCAGACCCGCGCCATGGTCATCGCCCACGAAATGGCCCACATGTGGTTCGGCGACCTCGTCACCCTGCGCTGGTGGGACGACATCTGGCTCAACGAGTCCTTCGCCGAGTACATGGGCTACCAGACCCTCACCGAAGCCACCCGCTTCACCGACACCTGGACGGACTTCGGCGTCACCCGCAAACCCTGGGGCTACGACGCCGACCAGCGCCCCTCCACCCACCCCGTCGCCCCCGACCCGGACGCCGTCCCCGACACCGCGTCCGCCATGCTCAACTTCGACGGCATCTCCTACGCCAAGGGCGCCTCCGCCCTGCGTCAACTCGTCACCTGGCTCGGCGAGAAGGACTTCCTGGCCGGCATCAACACCCACTTCGCCCGCCACAAGTTCGCCAACGCCACCCTCGCCGACTTCATCGACTCCCTCGCCGCCGCCACCGAACGCGACGTCCACGCCTGGGCCGCCTCCTGGCTGCGCACCACCGGCGTCGACCTCCTGCGCCCCGCGCTCACCGAGACCCAGGGCACCTGGCACCTCACCGTCGAACACCACGGCAGCCGCCCGCACCGCATCGCCGTCGGCGCCTACGACACTGTCCCCGGCGAGGACAGGCGACTCGTCCCACGGGACCGCTTCGAGACCGACGTACCCCAGGACGCCCCCGTCGAACTCGGCACCGGCCGCCGCCCCGCCCTGATCCTCCTCAACGACGGCGACCTCACCTACGCCAAGATCCGCTTCGACACCGACTCCTTCCAGACCGTCAGCGCCGCCCTGTCCGGCCTCCCCGAACCCCTCACCCGCGCCGTCGTCTGGAACGCCCTGCGCGACGCCGTCCGCGACGGCGAACTGCCCGCCATGGCCTACGTGGACGCAGCCCGCACCCACCTCCCGCACGAGACCGACCTCGCCCTCGTCCAAGGCGTCCTGACGTTCGCCGCCACCCACGTCGCCGACCGCCTCCTGCCCGCCGAGGACCGCCCGACCGCCCTCGCCACCCTCACCGACCTCTGCCGCGACCTCCTGCGCCGCACCGAGGACGGCGACAACCCGGGGCTGCGCCTCACCGCCGTACGCCACTACATCGACGTCGCCGCACACCCCGACACCATCAGCGCCTGGTTCTCCGAGGGCACCGTCCCCGGCGGCCCCGAGCTCGACCCCGAACTGCGCTGGCGCGTCCTCGGCCGCCTCGCCGTCCTCGGCGCCATCGACGACGCCGTCATCGAGGCCGAACTCGTCCAGGACCCCAGCGCCACCGGCCAGGAAGGCGCCGCCCGCTGCCGCGCCGCACTGCCCGACCCCGAGGCCAAACGACGCGCCTGGGAGGAGATGTTCGCCTCCGACCATCTCTCCAACTACCTGTTCACCGCGACCGCCCAGGGCTTCTGGCAGCCCGAACAGACCGACCTCGTACGGGAGTACGTCGAGCGCTACTGGTCCGACGCCGTGGCCCTCGCCGCCCGCCGCGGCCCCGCCATCGCCGAAGCCGCCGGCCGCTACGCCTTCCCCGCCCACGCCGTCACCCCCGAGACCCTCGGCCTCGGCGAGGCCTGCCTGCGCGACGCCGACCCCATCCCGGCACTGCGCCGCAAGCTCGTCGACCAACTCGACGACCTGTCAAGGGCGCTGAAGGTACGGGAGTCGAGCCGGAACTAG
- a CDS encoding AraC family transcriptional regulator has translation MHHTWMRYLTPAPVHHRLGLTCLGVGLQHGELPTVGPRTLDHHVAVVVSAGGGWLQDPDGHRHTVTAPALLWLTPGVPHHYGPDPSWDECFVDFTGPATTAYTELGYIEPDRPVVPLSDTTGARATVARIARAARSGNPLLEVETGAAVHELLVALRRARADLTPDGDPVLHALARDAFQPLTVAEHAARHGMTPAELRGAVRRAAGRSPKDYLLAIRLGRAKELLAATELPVAAVARRVGYDDPAYFSRLFTRRVGMAPVHFRAQQARTPPGARNDRPPDPHDPPTTERPPPT, from the coding sequence ATGCACCACACCTGGATGCGGTACCTCACCCCCGCCCCCGTCCACCACCGGCTCGGCCTCACCTGCCTCGGCGTCGGCCTCCAGCACGGCGAACTGCCCACCGTCGGGCCACGCACCCTCGACCACCACGTCGCCGTCGTCGTCAGCGCGGGCGGCGGCTGGCTCCAGGACCCCGACGGACACCGCCACACCGTCACCGCGCCCGCCCTGCTCTGGCTCACCCCCGGCGTACCCCACCACTACGGGCCCGACCCCAGCTGGGACGAGTGCTTCGTCGACTTCACCGGCCCCGCGACCACCGCCTACACCGAACTCGGCTACATCGAACCGGACCGGCCCGTCGTCCCCCTCTCCGACACGACCGGAGCCCGCGCCACCGTCGCCCGCATCGCCCGCGCCGCCCGCAGCGGCAACCCCCTCCTGGAGGTCGAGACCGGCGCCGCCGTCCACGAACTCCTCGTCGCGCTGCGCCGCGCCCGCGCCGACCTCACCCCCGACGGCGACCCCGTACTGCACGCCCTCGCCCGGGACGCCTTCCAGCCACTGACCGTCGCCGAACACGCGGCCCGGCACGGCATGACCCCCGCCGAACTGCGCGGCGCCGTCCGCCGCGCCGCCGGCCGCAGTCCCAAGGACTACCTCCTCGCCATCCGCCTCGGCCGCGCCAAGGAACTCCTCGCCGCCACCGAACTCCCCGTCGCCGCCGTGGCCAGACGCGTCGGCTACGACGACCCCGCCTACTTCTCCCGCCTGTTCACCCGCCGTGTCGGCATGGCTCCCGTCCACTTCCGCGCACAACAGGCCCGCACCCCGCCCGGCGCCCGCAACGACCGCCCCCCCGACCCCCACGATCCGCCCACGACCGAGCGCCCGCCTCCCACGTAG
- a CDS encoding beta-galactosidase family protein — MSEFTVGDTDFLLDGRPVRLLSGALHYFRVREEQWGHRLGMLRAMGLNCVETYVPWNLHEPRPGVFRDVQALGRFLDAAREAGLWAIVRPGPYICAEWENGGLPHWLTGRQRTRDEEYLRDVERWFHHLMHEIVPRQVDRGGPVVMVQVENEYGSYGSDQVYLRRLADVLRAEGVSVPLFTSDGPEDHMLSGGSVPGVLATVNFGSRAREAFEVLRRHRPGGPLMCMEFWCGWFDHWGGEHVVRDPGDAAEALREILECGASVNLYMAHGGTSFAGWAGANRAGGALHEGPLEPDVTSYDYDAPLDELGRPTEKFWRFREILSGYAEGPLPDVPPAPAPLGASAVVDLREWAPPEAVLEALGGPEGEYAVPPTFEELDVDRGLVRYELTVPGPRGPYPLLLRGLRDLAVVYVDGAAAGVLTEDDSRLEEPVAGHARVEMWVESLGRVNYGPRSGEPKGITGGVLHERQYLHGVRARGLRLDAFDDGVGAVPFAGLPAEGARGLYRGTVEVRGAGDAFLDLPGWTRGFVWINGFNLGRYWSAGPQRSLYVPGPVLREGANEVWVLELQESGGESAGPVPPVLRGPAPPGAHDASPVPGDRDRTV; from the coding sequence ATGAGCGAGTTCACCGTGGGGGACACGGATTTTCTGCTGGACGGGCGGCCGGTGCGGCTGCTGTCCGGCGCGCTGCACTACTTCCGGGTGCGTGAGGAGCAGTGGGGGCACCGGCTCGGGATGCTGCGGGCGATGGGGCTCAACTGTGTGGAGACGTACGTCCCGTGGAACCTGCACGAGCCGCGGCCGGGCGTGTTCCGTGACGTGCAGGCGCTGGGCCGGTTCCTGGACGCGGCGCGGGAGGCGGGTCTGTGGGCGATCGTGCGGCCCGGCCCCTACATCTGTGCGGAGTGGGAGAACGGCGGGCTGCCGCACTGGCTGACGGGACGGCAGCGCACCAGGGACGAGGAGTATCTGCGGGACGTGGAGCGCTGGTTCCACCATCTGATGCACGAGATCGTGCCCCGGCAGGTCGACCGGGGTGGCCCCGTGGTGATGGTGCAGGTCGAGAACGAGTACGGCAGTTACGGATCCGACCAGGTGTATCTGCGGCGGCTGGCCGACGTGCTGCGGGCCGAGGGGGTGAGCGTCCCGCTGTTCACCTCGGACGGTCCCGAGGACCACATGCTCAGTGGCGGCTCGGTTCCCGGTGTCCTCGCGACGGTCAATTTCGGCTCCCGCGCGCGTGAGGCGTTCGAGGTGCTGCGCCGGCACCGGCCCGGGGGGCCGCTGATGTGCATGGAGTTCTGGTGCGGCTGGTTCGACCACTGGGGCGGTGAGCACGTCGTACGGGATCCGGGGGACGCGGCGGAGGCGCTGCGCGAGATCCTGGAGTGCGGGGCGTCCGTCAATCTGTACATGGCGCACGGGGGGACGAGCTTCGCGGGCTGGGCGGGTGCGAACCGGGCCGGTGGAGCGCTCCACGAGGGCCCGCTGGAGCCGGATGTCACGTCGTACGACTACGACGCTCCGCTCGACGAACTGGGGCGGCCCACGGAGAAGTTCTGGCGCTTCCGGGAGATCCTGTCCGGGTACGCGGAGGGGCCGCTGCCGGATGTGCCGCCGGCTCCGGCGCCGCTGGGCGCGTCCGCGGTCGTGGACCTGCGGGAGTGGGCTCCGCCGGAGGCCGTGCTGGAGGCGCTGGGGGGTCCGGAGGGCGAGTACGCCGTGCCTCCGACCTTCGAGGAACTGGACGTGGACCGGGGCCTGGTCAGGTACGAGCTGACCGTGCCGGGGCCGCGGGGGCCGTATCCGCTGCTGCTGCGCGGGCTGCGGGACCTGGCGGTGGTGTACGTCGACGGAGCGGCGGCCGGGGTGCTGACCGAGGACGACTCCCGGCTCGAGGAGCCCGTCGCGGGACACGCGCGGGTGGAGATGTGGGTGGAGTCGCTGGGCCGGGTCAACTACGGGCCGCGTTCGGGCGAACCGAAGGGCATCACCGGGGGTGTGCTGCACGAGCGGCAGTATCTGCACGGGGTACGGGCTCGGGGACTGCGTCTCGACGCGTTCGACGACGGCGTCGGCGCGGTGCCGTTCGCGGGGCTGCCCGCGGAGGGTGCCCGTGGTCTGTACCGCGGCACGGTGGAGGTGCGCGGCGCCGGGGACGCCTTTCTCGATCTTCCCGGCTGGACACGGGGGTTCGTGTGGATCAACGGGTTCAATCTCGGCCGCTACTGGTCGGCGGGCCCGCAGCGGTCGCTGTACGTGCCCGGGCCGGTGCTGCGCGAGGGGGCCAACGAGGTGTGGGTCCTGGAGTTGCAGGAGTCGGGCGGGGAGTCCGCCGGGCCGGTGCCGCCGGTTCTGCGCGGTCCGGCTCCGCCCGGGGCACACGATGCTTCCCCTGTGCCGGGGGACCGGGATCGGACCGTGTAG
- a CDS encoding aminotransferase class V-fold PLP-dependent enzyme: MSTPPLASGPEGPGALRPLLDTVLDALRTGSTARGGPLPAGGPENVARRLRDAAGDILPRHGTDDALRTLVHALAEGSADPADPLCAAHLHCPPLAVATAADLAASVLNPSLDSWDQAPAASELESLVTTALAAEVYGTANEPHTATALVTTGGTESNQLAVLLAREAHNGVRLVHGANAHHSLPRAAWLLGLPDPVVVPAPAGTMDPVALDEALTTLRGPRGSLLVAATAGTTDAGLIDPLPDLADVCATHGARLHIDAAYGGGLLFSDRHRAALDGLDRAHTVTLDLHKLGWQPIAAGLLAVRDPHDLAALRHQADYLNADDDTEAGLPDLLGRSLRTTRRPDILKIAVTLKTLGRTGLGALVDHVCARATELADLIAARPGLELHAPPTLSTVLFRPAGASDEAVAAVRRTLLHDGRAVLGRARLDDRLWLKATLLNPHTRPDDLAALLKLVEGHTPR; this comes from the coding sequence ATGAGCACGCCGCCCCTCGCCTCAGGTCCCGAAGGCCCCGGCGCACTGCGGCCACTGCTCGACACCGTGCTCGACGCGCTGCGCACCGGCAGCACCGCACGCGGCGGCCCCCTGCCCGCCGGAGGACCCGAGAACGTCGCCCGACGCCTACGGGACGCGGCCGGCGACATCCTTCCCCGGCACGGAACCGACGACGCCCTGCGCACCCTCGTCCACGCCCTCGCCGAAGGCTCCGCCGACCCCGCCGACCCCCTGTGCGCCGCCCACCTCCACTGCCCGCCCCTCGCCGTCGCCACCGCCGCCGACCTCGCCGCCTCCGTCCTCAACCCGTCCCTGGACTCCTGGGACCAGGCACCGGCCGCCTCGGAACTCGAATCCCTCGTGACCACCGCCCTCGCCGCGGAGGTCTACGGAACGGCGAACGAGCCGCACACCGCCACCGCCCTCGTCACCACCGGCGGCACCGAATCCAACCAACTCGCCGTACTCCTCGCCCGAGAAGCACACAACGGCGTCCGGCTCGTCCACGGCGCCAACGCCCACCACTCACTGCCTCGCGCCGCCTGGCTGCTCGGCCTGCCCGACCCCGTCGTCGTCCCCGCCCCCGCCGGCACCATGGACCCCGTAGCCCTCGACGAAGCCCTCACCACGCTCCGAGGCCCCCGCGGCTCCCTCCTCGTCGCCGCCACCGCCGGCACCACCGACGCCGGACTCATCGACCCCCTGCCCGACCTCGCCGACGTCTGCGCCACCCACGGCGCCCGCCTCCACATCGACGCCGCCTACGGCGGAGGCCTCCTCTTCAGCGACCGCCACCGGGCCGCACTCGACGGACTCGACCGCGCCCACACCGTCACCCTCGACCTGCACAAACTCGGCTGGCAGCCCATCGCCGCAGGCCTCCTCGCCGTACGGGACCCCCACGACCTCGCCGCACTGCGACACCAGGCCGACTACCTCAACGCCGACGACGACACCGAAGCCGGACTCCCCGACCTCCTCGGCCGCTCCCTGCGCACCACCCGACGACCCGACATCCTCAAGATCGCCGTCACCCTCAAGACCCTCGGCCGCACAGGCCTCGGCGCACTCGTCGACCACGTCTGCGCCCGAGCCACCGAGCTCGCCGACCTGATCGCCGCCCGCCCCGGCCTGGAACTCCACGCCCCACCCACCCTCAGCACCGTCCTGTTCCGGCCCGCCGGGGCCTCCGACGAAGCCGTCGCCGCCGTACGCCGCACCCTCCTCCACGACGGCCGCGCCGTCCTCGGCCGCGCCCGGCTCGACGACCGCCTCTGGCTCAAAGCCACCCTCCTCAACCCCCACACCCGGCCGGACGACCTGGCCGCGCTCCTGAAACTGGTGGAAGGACACACCCCCCGATGA
- a CDS encoding two-component system response regulator produces the protein MPSDARILIVDDHEDTLYALENALAPLGHPVTSATSGDGALKELLRGRIGLLLLDVRMPGVSGLDVVRYMRRLEQTQHIPVILLTGFGPDTELSATAYALGVADLVMKPVDPWTLRTKVRYLYDTHRRHQALEQEVRELRAEADAAHPTLEQGRTP, from the coding sequence ATGCCGTCGGATGCCAGGATCCTCATCGTCGACGACCACGAGGACACGCTGTACGCGCTGGAGAACGCCCTGGCCCCCCTGGGCCACCCCGTGACAAGCGCGACCAGCGGCGACGGTGCCCTCAAGGAACTCCTGCGCGGCCGGATCGGACTGCTCCTCCTCGACGTACGCATGCCCGGCGTCAGCGGCCTCGACGTCGTGCGCTACATGCGGCGCCTGGAGCAGACCCAGCACATCCCCGTCATCCTGCTCACCGGCTTCGGCCCGGACACCGAACTGTCCGCCACCGCCTACGCACTCGGCGTCGCCGACCTCGTCATGAAACCCGTCGACCCCTGGACCCTGCGCACCAAGGTCCGCTACCTCTACGACACCCACCGCCGCCACCAGGCCCTGGAACAGGAAGTGCGCGAACTGCGCGCCGAGGCCGACGCCGCCCACCCCACACTGGAACAGGGCCGCACCCCCTGA
- a CDS encoding trypsin-like serine protease gives MKSPKKFTGLRRLLALGAVALAAVSLQPVSAQAAPAPVVGGTRAAQGEFPFMVRLSMGCGGALYTKQIVLTAAHCVNGSGTNTSITATAGVVDLQSTSAVKVKSTKVLQAPGYNGKGKDWALIKLATPIEQPTLKIATTTAYNNGNFTIAGWGATREGGAQQRYLLKATVPFVSDAACQQAYGSDLVPGDEICAGFVQQGGVDTCQGDSGGPMFRKDDSGAFVQVGIVSWGQGCAEPGYPGVYSEVSTFAAAIARAASTL, from the coding sequence TTGAAGTCTCCGAAGAAGTTCACGGGCCTCAGAAGACTCCTCGCCCTCGGCGCCGTCGCCCTCGCCGCCGTCTCGCTCCAGCCCGTCTCCGCGCAGGCCGCGCCCGCGCCCGTCGTCGGCGGAACCCGCGCCGCGCAGGGCGAGTTCCCCTTCATGGTCCGGCTCTCCATGGGCTGCGGCGGTGCCCTCTACACCAAGCAGATCGTGCTGACCGCCGCGCACTGTGTGAACGGCTCCGGCACCAACACCTCCATCACCGCCACCGCCGGCGTCGTCGACCTGCAGAGCACCAGCGCCGTCAAGGTCAAGTCGACGAAGGTACTCCAGGCACCCGGCTACAACGGCAAGGGCAAGGACTGGGCCCTCATCAAGCTCGCCACGCCCATCGAGCAGCCCACCCTGAAGATCGCCACCACCACCGCCTACAACAACGGGAACTTCACCATCGCCGGCTGGGGTGCCACCCGCGAGGGCGGCGCCCAGCAGCGCTACCTCCTCAAGGCCACCGTCCCCTTCGTCAGCGACGCCGCCTGCCAGCAGGCCTACGGCAGCGACCTCGTGCCCGGTGACGAGATCTGCGCCGGGTTCGTCCAGCAGGGCGGGGTCGACACCTGCCAGGGCGACTCCGGCGGACCGATGTTCCGCAAGGACGACTCCGGCGCGTTCGTCCAGGTCGGGATCGTCAGCTGGGGCCAGGGCTGCGCCGAGCCCGGATACCCCGGCGTCTACAGCGAGGTCTCGACCTTCGCGGCCGCCATAGCCAGGGCGGCCTCCACCCTGTAG
- a CDS encoding chorismate mutase translates to MTTSNTGDATDPTGNATDDSGDTIADTGHATGTPGTDADATVRAELARLRDSIDNIDAAVVHMLAERFKCTQQVGHLKAAHQLPPADPSREAQQIARLRRLAENAKLDPAFAEKLLNFIIAEVIRHHESIADGTGQATGTTGE, encoded by the coding sequence ATGACCACCAGCAACACCGGCGACGCGACCGACCCCACCGGCAACGCGACTGACGACAGCGGCGACACGATCGCCGACACCGGCCACGCGACCGGCACCCCCGGCACGGACGCCGACGCGACGGTGCGCGCCGAACTCGCCCGACTGCGCGACAGCATCGACAACATCGACGCCGCCGTCGTCCACATGCTCGCCGAACGCTTCAAATGCACCCAGCAGGTCGGCCACCTCAAAGCAGCCCACCAACTGCCGCCCGCCGACCCCTCCCGCGAGGCCCAGCAGATCGCCCGGCTGCGCCGGCTCGCCGAGAACGCCAAGCTGGATCCGGCCTTCGCGGAAAAGTTGCTGAATTTCATCATCGCCGAGGTCATCCGCCACCACGAGAGCATCGCGGACGGCACGGGACAGGCCACCGGGACCACGGGGGAGTGA